Proteins from a genomic interval of Spiroplasma endosymbiont of Lonchoptera lutea:
- a CDS encoding IS30 family transposase encodes MYKYLTIESIIAIKEYKSYGFSIRKIAKAIDYSKSTVHRVCKLLNQNLLPLEILNQVQKNKQNAGRKLIILTLTEINTINHLLITKNYALDIIADFLKKNKIKNISTKTLYNMFKTNRMGFDEKNLLRKGKNKPHKQKETRGRINNCKSIHERNLIIPNIKNIQEFGHLEGDTIVGKDHKSSIITLADIWSKTTIPLKTKNHKAESITQSIIKFISKLIPGTIKTITFDRGKEFSKWKLIEKNCNVKIYFADAGKPCQRGLNENNNGILRRYLPKSTDLSSYKQKDLNSIAFQINSTPRKSLSYKRPIDLIQLF; translated from the coding sequence ATGTATAAGTATCTGACTATTGAATCAATAATAGCAATAAAAGAATATAAAAGTTATGGATTTTCTATTCGTAAAATAGCAAAAGCAATTGATTATAGTAAATCAACTGTACACAGAGTTTGTAAATTATTAAATCAAAACTTATTACCATTAGAAATATTGAATCAAGTTCAAAAAAATAAACAAAATGCAGGTAGAAAATTAATAATTTTAACTTTAACAGAAATTAATACTATCAATCATTTGTTAATTACTAAAAATTATGCTCTTGATATAATTGCTGATTTTTTAAAGAAAAATAAAATAAAAAATATTTCAACAAAAACTTTATATAACATGTTTAAAACAAATCGAATGGGTTTTGATGAAAAAAATTTATTGAGAAAAGGCAAAAATAAACCTCATAAACAAAAAGAAACTAGGGGCAGAATTAATAATTGTAAATCTATTCATGAAAGAAATTTAATCATTCCAAATATTAAAAATATACAAGAATTTGGCCATTTAGAGGGAGATACTATCGTTGGTAAAGATCATAAAAGTTCTATTATTACTTTAGCTGATATATGATCAAAAACCACAATTCCTTTGAAAACTAAAAATCATAAAGCAGAAAGTATTACACAAAGTATAATAAAATTTATTTCAAAATTAATACCAGGAACAATTAAAACTATTACTTTTGATCGTGGTAAAGAATTTAGTAAATGAAAATTAATTGAAAAAAATTGTAATGTTAAAATTTATTTTGCAGATGCCGGAAAACCTTGTCAAAGAGGTTTAAATGAGAACAATAATGGTATTTTAAGAAGATATTTACCAAAATCTACTGATTTATCTTCATATAAACAAAAAGACTTAAATTCTATAGCATTTCAAATTAATTCTACACCCAGAAAATCATTATCTTATAAAAGACCAATAGATTTAATACAATTATTTTAA
- a CDS encoding IS30 family transposase has protein sequence MVKYVQQKLLLGWSPEQIYGRIKNFHQEWIISFKTIYNWIYSGLLEKVTSKNLRRKGKKRKSQENRGKFNGKSIKERNVNNRITLGHWEGDTVVSSRGKSKSCLITLVERTSRFTLAILVENRTTKVINKNISHYLSILPNNLVKTITFDRGKEFANWQQLEKNLNVKIYFADAYSPWQRGTNENTNGLIREKFPKKFNFSNTTKNAVHKFILSLNQRPRKILNYLSPIEYLVRKII, from the coding sequence TTAGTAAAATATGTACAACAAAAATTATTATTAGGTTGATCGCCTGAACAAATTTATGGCAGAATTAAAAATTTTCATCAAGAATGAATTATTAGTTTTAAAACAATTTACAATTGAATTTATTCTGGATTACTTGAAAAGGTTACTAGTAAAAATTTAAGAAGAAAAGGTAAGAAACGAAAATCTCAAGAAAATCGGGGTAAATTTAATGGTAAATCCATTAAAGAACGAAATGTTAATAATCGCATAACTCTTGGCCATTGAGAAGGTGATACTGTAGTATCATCACGAGGTAAAAGTAAATCATGTTTAATAACTTTAGTTGAAAGAACATCAAGATTTACTTTAGCAATATTAGTTGAAAATAGAACTACTAAAGTTATTAACAAAAATATTAGTCATTATTTATCAATTCTTCCAAATAATCTTGTTAAGACTATAACATTTGATAGGGGTAAAGAATTTGCTAATTGACAACAACTTGAAAAAAATTTAAATGTGAAAATTTATTTTGCTGATGCATATTCACCTTGACAAAGAGGTACTAATGAAAATACTAATGGTTTAATTAGAGAAAAATTTCCTAAAAAATTTAATTTTTCAAACACTACTAAAAATGCAGTTCATAAATTTATATTGTCTTTAAACCAAAGACCAAGAAAAATACTAAATTATCTTTCGCCAATCGAATATTTGGTTAGAAAAATAATTTAG
- the deoD gene encoding purine-nucleoside phosphorylase translates to MTPHISAKKEDIAPIVLMPGDPIRAKYIATNYLQDVQLVNSVRNMLMYTGIYQGKRITIAGSGMGCPSIGIYSYELFKFYDVDVIIRIGSAGAYDEKLKLYDVINVSSVYGENNYAKIVGATNGDIIEANPNIYELIKKTASDKNINIISGRVHCSDVFYRKNFEEYKRFLSEKQTIAVEMETFALFANAKVLNKQAGCILTVSDSLVTKEAATSEEREQSFDKMMMLALKTAVNFYKQDV, encoded by the coding sequence ATGACACCACATATTAGTGCTAAAAAAGAGGACATTGCCCCAATAGTTTTAATGCCCGGAGATCCAATTAGAGCAAAATATATTGCAACAAATTATTTGCAAGATGTGCAATTAGTAAATAGTGTTCGTAATATGTTAATGTATACAGGAATATATCAAGGGAAAAGAATAACTATTGCTGGTAGTGGTATGGGTTGTCCTTCAATTGGCATTTACTCATATGAATTATTTAAATTTTATGATGTTGATGTAATTATTAGAATTGGAAGTGCAGGTGCATATGACGAAAAGTTAAAACTGTATGATGTTATTAATGTAAGTTCGGTATATGGTGAAAATAATTATGCTAAAATTGTTGGTGCAACAAATGGTGATATTATTGAAGCCAATCCTAATATTTATGAATTAATTAAAAAAACAGCAAGTGATAAAAATATTAACATCATATCTGGAAGGGTACATTGTTCTGATGTTTTTTATCGTAAAAATTTTGAAGAATATAAAAGATTTTTAAGTGAAAAACAAACTATTGCTGTAGAAATGGAAACTTTTGCGTTATTTGCTAATGCAAAAGTGTTAAATAAGCAAGCAGGATGTATTTTAACTGTATCTGATTCGTTAGTAACAAAAGAGGCTGCTACGAGTGAAGAGCGCGAACAATCATTTGATAAGATGATGATGTTAGCTTTAAAAACAGCAGTTAATTTTTATAAACAAGATGTTTAA
- a CDS encoding helix-turn-helix domain-containing protein, whose product MGYKHLGIDERIYIENQLKFKVKISEIAKNLNRSISTINREVNRNKDNNHYFSLIA is encoded by the coding sequence ATGGGATACAAACATCTTGGCATAGATGAAAGAATTTATATTGAGAATCAATTGAAATTTAAAGTAAAAATTAGTGAAATAGCTAAAAATCTTAATCGAAGTATTAGTACTATTAATCGAGAAGTTAATAGAAATAAAGATAATAATCATTATTTTTCATTAATTGCATAA